In Pseudomonadota bacterium, a genomic segment contains:
- a CDS encoding DUF4160 domain-containing protein → MPTVLRSGPYRFFFYASDRNEPQHVHVERDDKIAKFWLEPIRLQSSGGFSRVEMVRIEKVVNDHRVELMETWNEYFGH, encoded by the coding sequence ATGCCTACGGTACTGAGGTCCGGACCCTATCGCTTTTTCTTTTACGCGAGTGACCGCAATGAACCGCAGCATGTCCATGTTGAGCGAGACGATAAAATCGCTAAGTTCTGGCTAGAACCAATTCGATTACAGAGCAGCGGTGGGTTTTCGCGCGTCGAGATGGTGCGGATCGAGAAAGTGGTGAATGATCACCGAGTTGAGCTAATGGAGACCTGGAATGAGTACTTCGGCCATTGA
- a CDS encoding winged helix-turn-helix transcriptional regulator gives MGWIADLLKEIPSAARYKSELEAMEKENAALKTKVSVLEARMEELRQEIQREDDIVQKEKAHVQHLEETREKILVLVSQQGSITDAQVAQATGIGEQLATFHLNELEKAKLIQSIRTMSSNPFGSGSPPTRWRIAQAGRAYLVSHELLK, from the coding sequence ATGGGCTGGATCGCTGACCTGCTGAAAGAAATACCCAGCGCGGCGCGCTATAAGTCCGAGCTTGAAGCAATGGAAAAGGAGAATGCTGCACTTAAAACTAAGGTATCGGTTCTTGAGGCGCGCATGGAAGAGTTGAGGCAGGAAATACAGCGGGAAGACGACATAGTTCAAAAAGAAAAAGCGCATGTACAGCACCTCGAAGAAACAAGAGAGAAAATCCTAGTACTCGTGTCACAGCAGGGAAGCATCACTGACGCCCAAGTAGCACAGGCCACCGGCATTGGTGAGCAGCTAGCCACTTTCCATCTCAATGAACTCGAAAAAGCAAAACTGATTCAATCCATCCGCACCATGAGTTCCAATCCGTTTGGTTCTGGGTCGCCACCCACGCGGTGGCGCATCGCTCAAGCTGGTCGCGCCTATTTGGTTTCTCATGAGCTGCTCAAGTAA
- a CDS encoding addiction module protein yields MSAINLSEVLKLPVQERIRIVEAIWDSVAEHPEQVELLPWQAEELDRRIAAYQANPSEGIPWEEVKRRILGGA; encoded by the coding sequence ATGAGCGCTATCAATCTCTCTGAAGTCCTAAAACTTCCCGTTCAGGAACGCATTCGCATCGTCGAAGCCATCTGGGACAGCGTTGCGGAGCACCCCGAGCAAGTTGAACTGTTGCCGTGGCAGGCTGAAGAGCTTGATCGGCGCATCGCCGCATATCAGGCCAATCCCTCTGAAGGCATTCCCTGGGAGGAGGTCAAACGCCGTATCCTCGGTGGCGCGTGA
- a CDS encoding DUF2442 domain-containing protein — MSTSAIEIEVPFAENVTVSDDTLCVDLSDGRSISVPLAWYPRLSHGSSVEWKRWRMIGRGVGIHWEDLDEDISVEGLLAGKRSGESQASFSNWLAKRSERSGT, encoded by the coding sequence ATGAGTACTTCGGCCATTGAAATAGAAGTCCCCTTTGCCGAAAACGTCACGGTGTCGGACGACACGCTTTGTGTCGACCTCAGCGATGGGCGAAGCATTTCTGTTCCGCTCGCATGGTATCCGCGGCTATCGCACGGGTCATCGGTTGAGTGGAAGCGCTGGCGCATGATCGGTCGGGGGGTGGGCATTCACTGGGAAGATCTAGACGAGGACATCAGCGTCGAAGGTCTATTGGCAGGTAAGCGGTCGGGCGAAAGCCAGGCTTCATTCAGCAATTGGCTGGCGAAACGGTCTGAACGGTCGGGGACATAG
- a CDS encoding ATP-binding cassette domain-containing protein, whose product MISDPRPAPTAADHGASIELKGVVQEFPSPEGEGVVRVLDGIDLQIEKPGIYMLLGPSGCGKSTLLHMMGGVRPVDRKFPTAGQVLIDGIVCEAAHEDAVMVFQRYANRPDLDVRDNIAFPFRFKLWKRRVVAREVQDRVDRIIAAVGLTDKAALFPAQLSGGQNQRVALARALVLRPRILLMDEPFGALDAQIREEMQDLLVSLWEQQRCVIIFVTHDVTEALVLGDRVIVLSTQPARIADDFYISEPRPRLSAWQRSGEAVAFEERILDKLHAAGGKGQVRVSI is encoded by the coding sequence ATGATCTCCGATCCCCGGCCCGCGCCGACCGCCGCCGATCACGGCGCCAGCATCGAGCTCAAAGGCGTCGTGCAGGAGTTTCCGAGTCCCGAGGGTGAGGGGGTCGTGCGGGTGCTCGATGGCATCGATCTCCAGATCGAAAAGCCCGGCATCTACATGCTCTTGGGCCCCTCGGGCTGCGGCAAATCGACCTTGCTCCATATGATGGGCGGGGTGCGGCCGGTGGACCGGAAGTTTCCCACTGCAGGGCAGGTCTTGATCGACGGCATCGTCTGCGAGGCTGCGCACGAGGATGCCGTGATGGTGTTCCAGCGCTACGCCAACCGACCCGATCTCGACGTCCGCGACAACATCGCGTTCCCGTTTCGTTTCAAGCTCTGGAAGCGACGAGTGGTGGCGCGCGAAGTCCAGGACCGGGTCGATCGGATCATCGCGGCGGTCGGCCTCACCGATAAGGCCGCGCTCTTCCCGGCGCAACTCTCGGGCGGGCAGAACCAGCGCGTGGCCCTGGCGCGCGCCCTGGTCTTGCGACCGCGGATCCTGCTCATGGACGAGCCCTTCGGCGCCCTGGACGCGCAGATCCGCGAGGAGATGCAGGACCTCTTGGTCTCTTTATGGGAGCAACAGCGCTGCGTGATCATCTTCGTGACCCATGACGTGACAGAAGCCCTGGTGCTGGGCGACCGGGTCATCGTGCTCTCGACCCAGCCGGCGCGCATCGCCGACGACTTCTATATCAGCGAGCCGCGCCCGCGCTTGTCCGCCTGGCAGCGCTCGGGCGAGGCCGTGGC
- a CDS encoding serine protease yields the protein MNALVLEDAREYVFPVFSVRAQDNGVFLESRTFLGTGFFVTKRGDAITASHVIPTPDELKERSRLIAIVQVDGEAKVCWITRAAKFALFDIALFHVNLPETQYLPVSTEQVAGGADIQVIGIPSHEVWASGKEMRLLKGHVTLSARHLELNFPVPAGMSGAPVFLHTKVIGYVTGTVRSEEIEEANEEIDEVENGREVIRITEIRRIIHYGLAYPFSHMSAVRDPVLEGKTFFEFIATQNDEP from the coding sequence GTGAACGCGCTGGTACTCGAAGATGCCCGTGAGTATGTCTTTCCGGTGTTCTCAGTTCGCGCGCAGGACAATGGCGTCTTTCTTGAATCCCGTACGTTCTTGGGGACAGGGTTCTTTGTCACCAAGCGCGGAGACGCCATTACTGCCAGTCACGTTATTCCGACGCCTGATGAGTTGAAAGAAAGAAGCCGCCTCATCGCAATCGTGCAGGTCGATGGCGAGGCGAAGGTGTGCTGGATTACCCGCGCCGCGAAGTTCGCGTTGTTCGACATTGCTCTGTTTCACGTCAACTTACCGGAGACGCAATACCTTCCAGTCTCAACAGAGCAAGTGGCGGGGGGAGCGGATATCCAAGTGATCGGAATTCCTAGCCATGAAGTCTGGGCTTCGGGGAAGGAGATGCGTCTTCTGAAGGGACACGTCACGCTCTCGGCTAGGCACTTAGAGCTAAACTTCCCTGTGCCTGCCGGCATGAGCGGCGCCCCGGTCTTTCTGCATACTAAGGTTATCGGCTACGTTACCGGGACAGTCCGAAGCGAAGAGATTGAAGAGGCGAACGAAGAGATAGACGAGGTCGAAAATGGCCGGGAGGTCATTCGAATAACCGAGATTCGTAGAATCATTCACTATGGCCTCGCCTATCCGTTCTCCCACATGAGCGCTGTCCGCGATCCAGTCCTCGAAGGCAAAACCTTCTTTGAATTCATCGCCACGCAGAATGATGAACCCTAA
- a CDS encoding DUF433 domain-containing protein gives MSLPSPLITRSEQVMSGVVVFSGTRVPMQTLLDYLEEGDRLDDFLEDFPTVSREHVIAVLELAKESLISYASAA, from the coding sequence ATGTCCCTTCCGTCTCCCTTGATTACACGTTCAGAGCAAGTCATGAGCGGGGTGGTCGTCTTTTCTGGGACTCGCGTGCCCATGCAAACGCTGCTTGATTATCTCGAGGAGGGTGATCGTCTGGATGACTTTCTCGAGGACTTCCCAACCGTCAGTCGTGAGCACGTTATTGCGGTACTGGAGCTGGCGAAGGAATCCCTGATAAGTTATGCGAGTGCTGCTTGA
- a CDS encoding ABC transporter permease subunit produces the protein MDPFRSAPIVALLPILVMWLGIGEAMKIVFLFLGAVVYLIPMVRDAVVAVPSTYWIIARDLGATPWEAIRHAVLPIAMPRIADGIIVSISVMWTYITVAEYVNAKVGLGQLIQNARRFSAMDQVFVGIFVIIALALLTYAAMTAIKRRALSMGDGLVRLDARIVPPRAPRCLL, from the coding sequence GTGGACCCATTCCGCTCGGCGCCGATCGTGGCGCTCCTGCCCATCCTGGTGATGTGGCTCGGGATCGGCGAGGCGATGAAGATCGTGTTCCTGTTCCTCGGTGCCGTGGTGTATTTGATCCCCATGGTCAGGGATGCCGTCGTCGCGGTCCCGAGCACCTATTGGATCATCGCCCGCGACCTGGGCGCGACCCCCTGGGAGGCGATACGGCACGCGGTCCTGCCCATCGCCATGCCGCGCATCGCCGATGGCATCATCGTCTCGATCTCGGTCATGTGGACCTACATCACCGTCGCCGAGTACGTCAACGCCAAGGTCGGTCTGGGCCAGCTCATCCAGAACGCACGGCGCTTCTCGGCCATGGATCAAGTCTTCGTCGGGATCTTCGTCATCATCGCCCTGGCGCTCCTGACCTATGCCGCCATGACGGCGATAAAAAGGAGGGCTCTATCCATGGGAGACGGGCTAGTTCGACTAGACGCTCGCATCGTTCCCCCCCGCGCTCCGCGTTGCCTCCTTTGA
- a CDS encoding ABC transporter permease, producing the protein MWNPYLLVPARRRRWLGLSAVATVVMVWAVITGLGLVSPNKLPAPWAAGKAFLYLAWDAETGRSLLFTAMLWSVGRVLAAGLLVVMIGVPIGVMMGASPYINACLSPLVDPFRSAPIVALLPILVMWLGIGEAMKIVFLFLGAVVYLIPMVRDAIVAVPSTYWISARDLGATPWEAIRHAVLPIAMPRIADGIIVSISVMWTYITVAEYVNAKVGLGQLIQNARRFSAMDQVFVGIFVIIALALLTYAVMTAIKKRLYPWETA; encoded by the coding sequence ATGTGGAACCCGTATCTTCTTGTCCCGGCGCGCCGCCGCCGATGGTTGGGGCTTTCCGCCGTGGCCACCGTGGTGATGGTGTGGGCCGTGATCACCGGGCTCGGGCTCGTCAGCCCGAACAAGCTGCCCGCGCCATGGGCCGCGGGCAAGGCCTTCCTGTACCTCGCCTGGGACGCCGAAACGGGCCGCAGTCTGCTCTTCACCGCCATGCTGTGGTCGGTGGGACGGGTGCTCGCGGCCGGTCTTTTGGTGGTCATGATCGGCGTTCCCATCGGTGTCATGATGGGCGCCTCCCCCTATATCAACGCCTGCCTCTCGCCGCTCGTGGACCCGTTCCGCTCGGCGCCGATCGTGGCGCTCCTGCCCATCTTGGTGATGTGGCTCGGGATCGGCGAGGCGATGAAGATCGTGTTCCTGTTTCTCGGTGCCGTGGTGTATTTGATCCCCATGGTCAGAGATGCCATCGTCGCGGTCCCGAGCACCTATTGGATCAGCGCCCGCGATCTGGGCGCGACCCCCTGGGAGGCGATACGGCACGCGGTACTGCCCATCGCCATGCCGCGCATCGCCGATGGCATCATCGTTTCGATCTCGGTCATGTGGACCTACATCACGGTCGCCGAGTACGTCAACGCCAAGGTCGGGCTGGGCCAGCTCATCCAGAACGCGCGGCGCTTCTCGGCCATGGATCAGGTCTTCGTCGGGATCTTCGTCATCATCGCCCTGGCGCTCCTGACCTATGCCGTCATGACGGCGATAAAAAAGAGACTTTATCCGTGGGAGACGGCCTAG
- a CDS encoding phosphate ABC transporter substrate-binding/OmpA family protein — protein MAQLTPLAKGLIAVIIIGGTGAAAWNMGLRDLLSEGGKTEGPAVATGEPAVGPERPATTAPEEHAAEVPAPPPPPAAKSPRGGPLGSEGDPLKVSIVSFHGYAPALLANGKSLKTTSGSIFDQKRVSVEFVIQDDIPTLTTIFESGAAHCAWRTSDFWAQEQPNLRNAGLDGRAIVIVDNTQGGDAVIARDPDLTRIEDLAGKKVALLQYTPSDGMVIDAVENSSLSPRKKQSIDYVYINVDEGTAGVRAAFESGQVDAAALWDPDLSLALEKVPGAHVIYSTRIATNLIYDVIVCDQRQLQKPENEATFQNFVAGWLAGVEAAKARPEEAVEALIKTEEFFALLAREEGRPFILSIFKNLVWTDLADNARILGLSGDTNHYERVYRRFDGIYRRAGALANPKSPVINPEDSFDYRFIKSLLAADAAANAEAAKPAFTFTAAEREQAATREASVTKPVLVSFASGVAALNRRAERTIDEEMVPFIENNGSAYFEVSGNTDSTGPREVNQRLSKSRAVAVVDYLVSQWEFPRERFVVSGNGPDKPLCNEANPATENLSLEECRATNRTTRVAVLSR, from the coding sequence ATGGCACAGTTGACACCGTTAGCGAAGGGATTGATCGCCGTGATCATCATCGGCGGTACCGGCGCCGCGGCCTGGAACATGGGCCTGCGCGATCTGCTGAGCGAGGGCGGCAAGACCGAGGGCCCGGCCGTCGCCACCGGCGAGCCTGCGGTCGGACCGGAGCGGCCGGCCACCACGGCGCCCGAGGAACACGCGGCCGAGGTCCCGGCGCCCCCGCCCCCACCCGCGGCCAAATCGCCGCGCGGCGGCCCGCTCGGGTCCGAAGGCGATCCGCTCAAGGTCTCGATCGTGAGCTTCCACGGTTACGCCCCCGCGCTCCTCGCCAACGGGAAGTCGCTCAAGACGACGTCTGGATCCATCTTCGATCAGAAACGGGTGTCAGTCGAGTTCGTGATCCAGGACGACATCCCGACCTTGACGACCATCTTCGAATCGGGCGCCGCCCATTGCGCGTGGCGCACCAGCGATTTCTGGGCCCAGGAGCAGCCCAATCTGCGCAATGCCGGTCTCGATGGCCGCGCCATCGTGATCGTGGACAACACCCAGGGCGGGGACGCCGTGATCGCGCGCGATCCCGACCTCACGCGCATCGAGGACCTCGCCGGCAAGAAGGTGGCGCTGCTCCAATATACGCCCTCCGACGGCATGGTCATCGACGCGGTGGAGAACTCCAGCCTCTCCCCGCGCAAGAAACAGTCGATCGATTATGTCTACATCAACGTAGACGAAGGCACGGCCGGGGTGCGCGCAGCCTTCGAAAGCGGCCAGGTGGATGCGGCCGCCCTGTGGGACCCGGACCTCTCGCTGGCCCTCGAGAAGGTGCCGGGCGCGCACGTGATCTACTCGACGCGCATCGCCACCAATCTCATCTACGACGTGATCGTGTGTGACCAGCGTCAACTCCAGAAACCCGAAAACGAGGCCACCTTCCAGAACTTCGTGGCCGGTTGGCTCGCGGGCGTAGAGGCCGCCAAGGCGCGTCCCGAAGAGGCCGTCGAGGCCCTCATCAAGACCGAGGAGTTCTTCGCCCTCCTGGCCAGGGAGGAGGGCCGGCCCTTCATCCTGAGCATCTTCAAGAACCTGGTATGGACCGATCTCGCGGACAACGCCCGTATCCTGGGCCTCTCCGGCGACACCAATCATTACGAGCGTGTCTATCGCCGTTTCGACGGCATCTACCGCCGCGCCGGGGCGCTCGCCAACCCCAAATCGCCGGTCATCAACCCAGAGGACTCCTTCGACTATCGCTTCATCAAGTCTTTGCTCGCCGCGGACGCGGCCGCGAACGCAGAGGCCGCCAAGCCGGCCTTCACCTTCACCGCAGCCGAGCGGGAACAGGCCGCGACGCGCGAGGCCAGCGTGACCAAACCGGTCCTGGTGAGCTTCGCGAGCGGCGTGGCGGCGCTCAACAGGCGCGCAGAGCGCACCATCGACGAGGAAATGGTGCCCTTTATCGAGAACAACGGCTCGGCCTATTTCGAGGTGTCCGGCAATACCGATTCGACCGGTCCGCGCGAGGTCAATCAGCGTTTGTCTAAATCACGGGCGGTTGCGGTGGTGGATTATCTGGTCTCGCAGTGGGAGTTTCCCCGCGAGCGTTTCGTCGTGAGCGGTAACGGTCCCGATAAGCCGCTCTGCAACGAGGCCAATCCCGCCACCGAAAACCTGAGCCTGGAGGAGTGCCGGGCCACCAACCGGACGACGCGCGTCGCGGTGCTGTCGCGCTGA
- a CDS encoding ABC transporter permease subunit, translating into MWLGIGEAMKIVFLFLGAVVYLIPMVRDAIVAVPSTYWISARDLGATPWEAIRHAVLPIAMPRIADGIIVSISVMWTYITVAEYVNAKVGLGQLIQNARRFSAMDQVFVGIFVIIALALVTYAVMTAIKKRLYPWETA; encoded by the coding sequence ATGTGGCTCGGGATCGGCGAGGCGATGAAGATCGTGTTCCTATTTCTCGGTGCCGTGGTGTATTTGATCCCCATGGTCAGGGATGCCATCGTCGCGGTCCCGAGCACCTATTGGATCAGCGCCCGCGACCTGGGCGCGACTCCCTGGGAAGCGATACGGCACGCCGTCCTACCCATCGCCATGCCGCGCATCGCCGATGGCATTATCGTCTCGATCTCGGTCATGTGGACCTACATCACGGTCGCCGAATACGTCAACGCCAAGGTCGGGCTGGGCCAGCTCATCCAGAACGCGCGGCGCTTCTCGGCCATGGATCAGGTCTTCGTCGGGATCTTCGTCATCATCGCCTTGGCGCTCGTGACCTATGCCGTCATGACGGCGATAAAAAAGAGACTTTATCCATGGGAGACGGCCTAG